CTTCTTCATTGTATCTCCAATGTAATTTTGCGAACGAGCGTTTGATTACTCGACTGCCAATATGCCACTGGTTTGGCGAGCTGTACAGGCAATGAACACAGCGCAGACCGCCCAAGCCATTGTCGTTGCTTAAATACTACAGAATTTGATGCCGGTAGGGTAGTGCTCGACATAACAAGGGCGGCCATGGTTGCCCATGTCCGCCCCCTCTTGCCGGGCCGAGGCCCGCGCCGGTTCGCTGAAACTTAGAACGAGTGGTTCACGCCGACATCGTAATGGTTGACGCTCGATTGCAGGGCGTTGATGCCCTTTTTGCGCGACGCGTCGATATACAGGTAGGTACGCTTCGACAGGCTGTACTCATAGCCCAACGACAGTTGCTTGACCTTTTGCAGACCGTCGACATCTTTCTGGCCATAACCGGCCAGTACCTTGCCCGGACCCATCGTGTAGTTCGCGCCCAGCACCCATGCCTTGGTGGTGGCATTGGCGATGCGGCTGTGTTCCTGGTCTTGCTCGGAGTAGGTGCCCATCAGCTTCAGTTCCGGGGTGGCGGCGAACGACGCGCCGACCGACCAGACCTTCGATTCGATGGCATTGCGCTCGTAGGCTGCCATGAAGGCGGCCGGGCCATTGTTGTAGGTGCCGCTGATCGAGAACGGATTGGCCGATGCCTCGGCCGCTGCCGGGTACTGCGGGTTGGCCAGGCTGCCGCGGCCAATCACGGCGGGGCCGCCGCCGCCTTCCTTGGTCGCGATCGCGGTATTGAGCTGGACACCGCTGATGATCGGCGAGTTGTACCAGGCGGCGTTCGAGAAGCGGTTGTTCGAGTAGCCGGCCACGTCGAGCGGCTGCGAGGTGTAGCCGGCGACGCTCAGGTCGGTCCAGAAGCCAGCCGGGCTCGGCGAAGCGTGGAATGGGTCGAAGGCGCCGATGGTTTCGTGGTAGGGGGTCAGGCCGCGACCGATGCGGACGATGCCGAAATCGCCCTGCAGGCCGACGCGCGACTGGCCCTGGAACAGCGGACGCTGGCGGCCGTTGCTGCCAATCTCATTGGTGCCGGTGTCTGGCTCGTAACGCATTTCTAACTGGAACAGTGCCTTGAGGCCATTGCCCAGGTCTTCGGTCCCTTTGAATCCGAGGGTGTTCGAAGCACGCTTGCCGATGTTCAGGGACTCGCCACTACGCTTGATGATGCCAGCGTCGATGGTGCCATAGATCTGGACGGCGGTTTGTGCTTGCGCCACGCCGGCGAATGCGCCTAGCAGTGCCACGGCCATGAGGGAGTGTTTCATTGTTTCTAATCCTTTTTTTCTTTGCTTGACGATTCCCGATCGTCCTGGCATCGAGACGCAATTGCGGGTGCCAAGACCATCTTCACCATAATTTACTTGAGTTATCAAGATTAACGGTTCCATCAATTATGACGTTCGCACTTGGTTGAAAGCCAATAATTCGATTCGTGCTGTTGTATTTTTGAAACGTACCTGACACAGGAATTAACAATTTTTTCTAAGCAAAAGACCGCGTTGCGCAGGAAAGCGTTTGCGCCGTCTCAAGGAAGAAGAGGATTGAATCGGAATGGCCAGGCAGGCGGCTTAGACTCTGCTCTCATCCAGTGCACGGCGGTGCAACAGCATGCTTTTATCCGTGCCAGTTTCGCCGTGCTGGCCGACATCCATCCATGAAACCTCACCATGGCTAACCGCGAAGAACTGGCGATCATCCGCAATGCACGCGCCGGGCAGGCTGCCGCCCAGCTCGAGCTGGGCAAGCTCTACCTGTTCGGCAGTGCCGGTCTGCCGCAGAGCCTGCCGACGGCGCTGCACTGGCTCGAGCGCGCCGCCCGGCAAGATTGTCGCCAGGCCTGGCAACTGATCGGCAATCACATTCCCCTCGAACTGGCGCAACCCGGCGCGCAAGCACTCGCGCCCTGGTACGAGCGCGCCTATGACGACGGCAGCGTGTACGCCGGACTGGTATTCGCCCAACTGGTATTGAGCAGGCCAGTGCCGGGCGCGCCAGACAGCGCCAAGGCGCTGCGCGCGCTCGAAGATGCGGCGCGCGCCGGCTTTCCCGAGGCGCAGCAGCTGCTGGCGCGCCAGCATGCCAAGCCGGTGCCCGTAGTCGCTGAGGTCAGGGGACTCGCCGCGGCGCAGCCGCCGACGCGGGACGGGCGCCAGCGCGCGGCCGACGCCGATCGGCCTGAAGCCCAGCATGCAATGCTCGAGCAGGCCTGGACGAGCGGACAGCGGGCCGATTTCCTGGCGCGCGCGCTGCCGCTGGCGCGCGCTCTCGTACAGGCCGCCGCGGCCCAGGACGGGTTGCAGCGGCTGGCGCCGGGCGACATCGCGCTGCTCTCACGCGTCGCGCGCCTGCTCGACGGTAGCAAATGCAGTAGCGAATTCAGCGGCGAGCCCGGCGGCGTCCCCGGCGGCGAACGCGCCCTTGCACCGGCGCCCGGCGAGCCCCTGTGCTTCTTCGAGCTTGCTGCGGCCGAGCATGACCGCCATGCCCAGCTGGCGCTGGGGCTGCGCTGCGCCCGCATGGACCTCGACGGTCGTCGCATCGCCAACGACAGCGGCGGTGGCGCCGCCAATTTCAAGAAAGCGATCCGGTGGCTGACGCTGGCGGGCGAGCAGGGACTGGCCCAGGCCTGGTATGCGCTGTCGCGTATCTATATCAAGCCCGAATTTTCGCAGCGTAACGTCGGTGACGCCCAGCGCTACCTCGAGCGCGCGGCCGACATGGGTTACCGCGACGCCCAGCTCGAATGTGGCCATCACGCCTGGCGCGCGCGCCGCGAGAACGAAAGCAACGATGTGCGCGCCGCGTACTGGCTGCAAAAGGCGGCCGCCCAGGGCTGCGCCGAGGCGGCCGCACTGCTGCGCAAGATCGCGCCGCGGCTGTCCGCCCCGGCCTATGTCGACACCGGCCTGCTGCTGGCCCGTCACCCCCACCTCGCCCGCGCGCATCCGCTGCTGGCGGCGCGCCTGGAGCTGGCCACGCAGTTCAGGCTCTCACGCGCCGAGGCCCTGCTGCTCGACGTCGTGGCGGCAGACCACGGGCATTGCCTGGTGATCGACATCCGCGCCAGCTATGGCCGCAGCAAGCGCCGCCTGGTGCTGGTCGAGACGCAAGCCGAACGAGAATTGCTCGACCGCATTACGCGCCTGTTCGGCGGGATCGATGCTGGCCCGTCCGGCCCCGAAGGCAACTACCGGCAGCGCCTGTATCGGCTGCGCACGCTAGTGGGCGCGTCGCCTGGCGACGGCAAGCAAGGCCACGAGGCGCAGGCCGATTTCGATCTGGCCGCCTAAATATTCCGGACGTCGCAGCAGCTGGTAGCCCCGGTCGAGCCGATGCTCAGATATCGACTTCGCCTTCGAAGACAGTGACCGCAGGTCCGCTCAGATATACCGGCTGGCCGTCACCGGCCCAGGCAACACCGAGCTCTCCGCCGCGGGCCGATACCTGAACCGGGGAATCGAGCAAGCCGCGGCGGATGCCGGCCACGACCGCGGCGCAGGCGCCGGTGCCGCAAGCGAGCGTTTCGCCGGCGCCGCGCTCGTAGACGCGCAGGCGGATATGGTGGCGATCGACCACTTGCATGTAGCCGGCGTTGACCCGCTGCGGAAAGCGCGGATGCGCCTCGATCGCCGGGCCGGTCTGCTCTACCGGCGCGCTGTCGACGTCGGCGACCACCTGCACTGCGTGCGGGTTGCCCATCGAAACCACCGATACGAAGACCGTCTTGCCGTTCACCGGCAGCGGCCAGGT
Above is a genomic segment from Massilia sp. H6 containing:
- a CDS encoding porin; this translates as MKHSLMAVALLGAFAGVAQAQTAVQIYGTIDAGIIKRSGESLNIGKRASNTLGFKGTEDLGNGLKALFQLEMRYEPDTGTNEIGSNGRQRPLFQGQSRVGLQGDFGIVRIGRGLTPYHETIGAFDPFHASPSPAGFWTDLSVAGYTSQPLDVAGYSNNRFSNAAWYNSPIISGVQLNTAIATKEGGGGPAVIGRGSLANPQYPAAAEASANPFSISGTYNNGPAAFMAAYERNAIESKVWSVGASFAATPELKLMGTYSEQDQEHSRIANATTKAWVLGANYTMGPGKVLAGYGQKDVDGLQKVKQLSLGYEYSLSKRTYLYIDASRKKGINALQSSVNHYDVGVNHSF